Within the Scyliorhinus canicula chromosome 6, sScyCan1.1, whole genome shotgun sequence genome, the region tGAAGAattcccccgcgcatgcgcaggttggcacggtgcccatttggcaccaggAAAGGAAGCTGGAGCGGCataaaccgctccagcgccatgcttgcctcctatgggggccagaatcggttgtccccgtgcccgtttcgcgccatctTGAAACGCGAcgacgttcacgacggcgcaaacacttgggctccattttggagaatcgccccccccatATGTGTCCTTCCTatttttgaccagggcctcaacatctcgagtcatccagggttccctgctGTCAGCAGCCTTGCCtttcactctaaaaggaatgtgcttaccaTGATCtctggttaacacacttttgaagCCTCCCGCTTACCAGCGTTCCCTTTGCCTGCCAACAaactcccccaatcaacttttaaaagttcctgtctaataccatcaaaattggtcttgccccaatttagaattttaactttttgcAAATCACTCTCTTTCaatatgtcctgccaccttcaaagatctaccCACATGAATGCCCCAGGTCACTCTGGGCCTGTACACTGAGTCATTAAGTCACCTTCCCCCAgcccttctgccaaaatgcatgtCACATCTCttgttaaattctatctgccattcTGTCAAGTCTGTCAATTCTGTAAGCCTATCTATGCCTATTGCAGTCGATTCATATCCTCCTCACTGTTTGCTGCCACCATAAGTTTGGTGCATCAGCAATTCTACAGTTTATTCAAATAtctcaagtcatttatatatatttaaaaaaactgaCCCCCAGGTAACACCACTGTCCACCATTCTCCAATTTGAAGAACAAATGTTGAACTTGGCTgatcatttcatagaatccctacaatgctgaaggaggccattcgacccattgagttttCACCGCCCCCCGAAAGAGCACTCGGCCTAGGCACacactcccgccctatccccgtaaccccatgcattgatcatggccaatctaactaacctgtacatctttgcactgtAATTATAGAACACCTTGTTCTTTTACCACATTCAGTTCCTTATTCTTTTGTGTGGATGGAAACTGGATATTCATTGGAAAATATAGCACCAAAATAAACTATTAATTGAGAAAAGAAGCTGAAACTGGGTGTTTCCGTGTTTGACAGAAAAGCTATTACAAGAGCAGGAATCTCAAATGAGACAATGTTTCTGTGAATTTCTTTCCTGTTGGACTTAGGTTGTGGAGCTGTGCTCAATGAATATGGTGAAGTTGAGCTTGATGCTTTAATCATGGATGGAAAAAACCTTAATGCCGGGGCAGttgctgctgtcagaaacataGCTAATCCAACAAAGCTTGCTCGGCTGATTATGGAACAGGTAGAGCTTACTGCTAAAATATACTGACATATCGTTCCCTCTCTGGTTGGGCTTTGGCGGGGGAAGGTCAGGGATGGAGGGGAAAGGTTTGGGGATGGGAAGGGAAAGGTCCGGGGTCAGGGATGGGAGGAAAGATCAGGGTCGGGGATGGGAGGAAAGGTCAGGGGTCGGGGATGGGGCAAGGTCAGGGATCGTGGTTTGTGGGGAGGGAGTCAGGTGTGACTTGTGTCGGAGGGAGGTCAGCAGTCGGAGCTGGTGGATGGGATTGCGGGGGGCGCTATCCCCATTACCGGGTGCTGGGAACTTCTTCCTTTCGCTGGAAAACCTGAACTGCAGTGAACTTTAAATTGGGCTCTGTGTCCGATGATAAACTATTTTGATGTCTGGGTACTCTCACCAATCTAGTTAAGCTGGTCCAGAGCTGGTTGGTTGGTGAACTAAAGTTTAtttagcaataaatgctggtttattCCATCTGTGAGACTCTGTGCAATGATGTCTCAATCTGATTTGTTATCTGTTTCCAATGCCCTTTACTCTCAAGGTTACCCCTCCAGATTCTCTGACATTTCAGATTCTCCTAAACCCATTTGTTTGGCTGGTTTAAATCCCATATCAGATTCATTTTTAAATGTGATGAAATGCTGATGGGAACCTGCTTCTTTCCTAGACCAATCATGTGATGCTGAGTGAACGAGGTGCATCAAGATTCGCTAAAGCAGTGGGGTTCCCAGAAGTCCCAATGGAGTCTTTGATTACTGAAAGGTCGAGAGAAAGGTTGAAGAAAAACCTCACAGCAGTGGATTCACATATGTAAGTTAATTTAATTCTGGTCTCCTGTCTTAACTGGACAAGGCTTAATAATCTGTACCTCGGGCAGAATCCTACATATATACTTTTAATACCTTCAGTATAAATTCAGTTGTGTGGTTCATTTGGTATCAGTTAGCTTTGATTGATTCCAGTCAGTGATGCTGCTTGATTGCACTCATTCTTGGGAGTTTTTTTATTTGTGTTTATCTCAATCAGGTTGTACAGAAACTGAGTATAACTTCAGCAAAACCTCTCGCAGTAATTCCATGCCATGTAGTTTTGAGATTTAAGCAGCTACAAATTTGCATCATGATTGGAACATCTGTTCAGTTCAAACATATAAACATGTGTATCTGTGAAGTAATTTTAATCAGGCTGTTCTGTTTCATAggttcataagaaataggagcaaaataaggctatttggcccattgagtctgctccgccatttgatcatcgTTGATCTCATCCTCCCCTTAAGTCCACCgttctgcctgttctccataacccttcaacccattcccaattacaaatctgtctaactccttaaatttactcgctgtcccagcatccactgctctctggggtaaCGAATTctgtagattcacaaccctttggaagaGGTATTTTCTCCTCAACTCTTTTCAAATTTGCCACCTCTTATCTTAAGACTGACCTCGGTCTAGAATATCCTATaaaaggaagcatccgctccaagtctactttatccatatcttttGTCTCCcctcattacatagaacatagaacgtacagtgcagaatgaggccatttggcccatcgagtctgcaccgaactacttaagccctcacttccaccctattcccgtaacccaatagcccctcctaaccttttggacactcaggacaaattagcatggccaatccacttaacctgcacatcttttgactgtgggaagaaactggagcacccggaggaaactcacgcagacatggggagaacgtgcagactccgcacagacactgacccaggggggaatcgaacctgggaccctgccgtgtgaagccacagtgctagccattcttctaaactgtagagagtataggcctctacagttcaatctctcctcgtacgacaAACCGCTCCTCTCTGGAATCAACCCAGTTAAAATGACGATGTAATACTGAAGGATGTTGCATTAACACTTAGTTTAAGAGATTATAAATTTCATAAACTTTGCCTTGGATTCTTTCTCTAACACAGTGAGCAtggtacaattggtgctgttgCATTAGACACTTCTGGGAATGTGGCCTGTGCCACCTCTACTGGAGGACTAAGCAACACGTTGGTGGGTCGAATTGGTGATACTCCTTGCATTGGTACAGTATTTCCTCTTGTCTCCTGCATTGTATTCCTAAATTATCTTCTTTCAAGTGCTGTATGTATGTATTCACAATTCCCAAGGGGAGAAAACAGCGATCACATGCCTCCCTCCATTTATCAATTGGGCGGGggaaggtggggttggggtggaaggtGGAATAGGGCAAGAGGGGTAATATGTTTCCACCAATTATCTTATTCTTTATTAGAAATGCTTTTGAACACCTCTCTCAAATCTTCCCTCAACCGACTCTGCTGTAAGAAGAACAATTCCAGCTCCTCGAGTCCCTCCACGTAACTGTAGCCTGTATCCTCAGTACCATTTTGTAAAATATCTTCGCTAGAACTTGACACTGTCCGAAAGTATGATTCAGCACAATCAAGCACAGCTCTCCAGTTGTCTCCTAACTAATGATTTATTAAGATTTGGAGAATATCTTGATTTTTCTTGTACTTTACCTTCTTTTAAACGTCTCGTGCTCTTTAAATCTTTACAGCTTGTTTCACTTTCAAAGGTTTATTTACATAACCCACAGGTATCTGTTTCAAATTATGTAACTCATTTTGTGCTGCCCCTCCTTGCTCTTCCCATCAATATGTATCATTTCCCACTCCTCTGCATTCAGCCCTGTCTGTGCGttttgtcagtctgtgtgtgatgTTTGTTTGAATTGTACAGTTTTTCACAGTTTACTGATTCCTATTTACACTTGGCTGAATGCAGCCATCAATCTGGGTTTATTTTACCAGTGCTGCTTAATATTTTAGACACTTATTTTCTAATTGCAGCGAGAATCCCCCTACAGTGTTCAAGGTGAGGTCAGATACCACAGTAGTTGCCACTTTTAACAGACTCCCTTCTCTACGAGTATCAAGAAATACTGCTGATATTGAAAATATGAATTAAAGTTAAACTGCTGAAACTATttgggtctggcagcatgtgaatttttcaggtcgatgaccctgtttttctctctctgcataGGCTGCCTACGTGCTGATAACCTGGATAATTATAGCATTATTCTGTTTCATTTTCTCTCCCTCTATCCTTGGATTGATTTGGATGCTGGCTGTGTGTGCAGGGGTTCGCTCTGAGCTGGGAATCTGAATCAGAGCGAATGTCATTCCTGGCAGATTGAGCTGAGAAATTTTGCATCCTACTGCTTTGTGATTCCGTGCACCGGTACTTTGCAGAAGCTGTCAG harbors:
- the LOC119967971 gene encoding isoaspartyl peptidase/L-asparaginase-like, translated to MCTRNPVIVIHGGCGKYEEALQEICLQLVKEAAFQAYRRGQQGGTALDMVEEASMFLENDPHFNAGCGAVLNEYGEVELDALIMDGKNLNAGAVAAVRNIANPTKLARLIMEQTNHVMLSERGASRFAKAVGFPEVPMESLITERSRERLKKNLTAVDSHIEHGTIGAVALDTSGNVACATSTGGLSNTLVGRIGDTPCIGSGGYADNLSGAVSTTGKGEAIMKITLARLITFNMERGSLILQLSIEYCVVSQHDVQIGKSHLGIRF